A genomic segment from Nostoc sp. ATCC 53789 encodes:
- a CDS encoding ATP-grasp domain-containing protein → MINEEIPEIVFECAKRIESQFFSVDVIERRDGTKRIVEIGDGQVSDIIGWTAERFAQLWIDS, encoded by the coding sequence ATGATAAATGAAGAAATTCCAGAGATTGTCTTTGAGTGTGCCAAGCGAATTGAGAGCCAGTTTTTCTCTGTTGATGTGATAGAGCGTAGAGATGGTACTAAGCGAATCGTAGAAATTGGTGATGGGCAGGTATCAGATATTATTGGATGGACGGCTGAACGTTTTGCTCAACTGTGGATTGATAGTTAA